The following nucleotide sequence is from Candidatus Delongbacteria bacterium.
GTGCCGCCCTACCGCGAGACCCGGGCCTACGTGGCCCGCATCGAGAAGCTGCTGCAGGAGGATCGATGAACGGCGCCCTGCACGAACTGGCCGAACGGCTGGCCGCGCGCCTGGATGAGGAGCTGGGGCTCTACCACGAGCTGGAGCAGGAGCTGAACCAGCAGCTGGAGGCCCTGCAGAGCGGTCAGCCAGAGCGCGTGCTGGAGCTCTCCGAGTCTGTCGAGCGCTGCCACCACCTGTTGCGCGGCCAGGAGCGGCGACGGCGCCTGCTGCTGGAGGCCCTGCAGCGCGAGTTCCCCAGCGCCCGGGCGCCGCTGACCCTGCGCCAGGTGGCCGAGTGCTGCCCGCCCGCCCTCTCGTCGCGCCTGCACCTGCTGGGGCGCCGGCTGCGCACGCACCTGCACCGGGTCCACGAGCTGAAATCCCTGACGGGCCGCGTGGTGGAGAAGGAGCGGCGTTTCAACCGCCGGCGGCTGGAATGGCTGCTGGACGCCACGCGCGAATCCGCCACCTACGGGCCCGACGCCCGCCCCCGCACGGACGGGGCGGCCAGCCGCCTCATCGACCGGAGGGTCTGATGGCCTCGCTCTTCGGACTGCTGGACACGGCCCGCAGCGCGCTGATCACGCACCAGCTGGCGCTAAACGTCACGGGCCACAACGTGGCCAACGTGGACACCCCGGGCTACACGCGCCAGCGCCTGGAGCTGGGGGCGCGGCTGGGTTCCGAGCAGCGCCCGACGGGCATCGGCGCCGGCGTGGAGCCCATCGGCCTGCAGCGCCTGCGGATGGAGAGTTTCGACCGTGCCTACCGGCGCGAGGCCGGCGGGCTGGGGGAGAGCGGGCAGCGTTCGGCACAGCTGGGGGCGGTGGAGTCCTTGGTGGCCGAGCCCGGCGATCCGGGCATCTCCGACGCGCTGGACAAGTTCTGGAGCGCCTGGTCCGACCTGGGCAACGAGCCGGCGGAGGAGAGCTACCGGCGCACCGTGCTGGAGGCCGGCCACCGGGTGTCCGCACGCTTCAACCAGCTGGCCGGCCAGTTCAAGGCCCAGCGCGAGGATTTGAACACCGAGGTGGCCCGAGTGGGCGGCGAGTTGAACAACCTGGCCGTGGATCTGGCCGAGCTGAACGGCTCCATTCGCGCGGCCGAATTGAACGGCCAGGTGGCCTCGGACCTGCGCGACCGGCGCGACCTGTTGCTGGACGACCTGGCCGGGCTGGTGGACATGCGCGCCGCCGAGGACGAGCAGGGCGTGTTCCGCGTCTGGGTGGGCGGCCGGGCCCTGGTGGACGGCACCGTGGCTTCCCAGCTGACCACCAGCCAGCAGGCGGCGGAGGACGGCACCGTGCTTACGCGCCTGCACTGGAGCGATTCGGGCCACGAGTTCGAGGTGGCCTCGGGCGAGCTGGGCGGCCTGCTGGACGTGCGCGACCGCGTGCTGCCCGCGCGCCTCTTGGAGCTGGACCAGTTGGCGGACACGCTGGTGGCGGAGGTCAACCGCCTGCATCGGGCGGGGACGGACCTGGGCGGCCGCGCCGGACGCGAGTTCTTCGATCCGGCGGGCCAGGGGGCCTCCGGCCTGGCTCTCAGCAACTGGGTGCGCGACGAGCCCGGCCGCGTGGTGGCCAGCGCCGACGGCGGCCAGGGCAACGGCGAGCAGGCCACGGCCATCGCCCAGCTGGCGGAGACGCGCCTCGCCGCGCTGGCCGGCCTCTCCCTGGGCGAAGCCTGGGGCACGCTGGTCAGCCGGGTGGGCGCCGAGGCCCAGCGCGCGGAGGCCGACTACACGGCCCAGCAGGCCTTCGTCAGCGAGCTGGACAACCGCCGGCAATCCATCTCCGGCGTGAACCTGGACGAGGAGTTGACGCTGATGCTCCAGCAGGAGCAGGCCTACTCCGCCGCGGCGCGCGTGATCAGCACGGCGGATTCGATGATTCAGGAACTGCTGCAGCTGGTGTGATCAGGCGACGGGACACGAGGGTCGTGGGGTGGGGCAACGAGGGGGAACGCGGATGCGAGTCACCAATCGAATGCGCGTGCAGGACAGCCTGCTGACCATCGAACAGCGCGGCGCGCGCTTCGAGGCCGTGCAGCGCGAAGCCACCAGCGGCAAGCGCGTGGACAAGGCCGGGGACGATCCCGCCGCCA
It contains:
- the flgN gene encoding flagellar export chaperone FlgN, with amino-acid sequence MNGALHELAERLAARLDEELGLYHELEQELNQQLEALQSGQPERVLELSESVERCHHLLRGQERRRRLLLEALQREFPSARAPLTLRQVAECCPPALSSRLHLLGRRLRTHLHRVHELKSLTGRVVEKERRFNRRRLEWLLDATRESATYGPDARPRTDGAASRLIDRRV
- the flgK gene encoding flagellar hook-associated protein FlgK, which gives rise to MASLFGLLDTARSALITHQLALNVTGHNVANVDTPGYTRQRLELGARLGSEQRPTGIGAGVEPIGLQRLRMESFDRAYRREAGGLGESGQRSAQLGAVESLVAEPGDPGISDALDKFWSAWSDLGNEPAEESYRRTVLEAGHRVSARFNQLAGQFKAQREDLNTEVARVGGELNNLAVDLAELNGSIRAAELNGQVASDLRDRRDLLLDDLAGLVDMRAAEDEQGVFRVWVGGRALVDGTVASQLTTSQQAAEDGTVLTRLHWSDSGHEFEVASGELGGLLDVRDRVLPARLLELDQLADTLVAEVNRLHRAGTDLGGRAGREFFDPAGQGASGLALSNWVRDEPGRVVASADGGQGNGEQATAIAQLAETRLAALAGLSLGEAWGTLVSRVGAEAQRAEADYTAQQAFVSELDNRRQSISGVNLDEELTLMLQQEQAYSAAARVISTADSMIQELLQLV